GTGAAGAATAGTCCacattcttcaccattttgaTGGTTGGAAGTAGATAATGTACACCCTCATGTGGGAGGGGAGAAGTGGCTTACAGCTGCTGGGCTGATGGAACATGTAATCTCCTAGTGAAGTACGTTACAATGAAAGAAAGCTGGGGTAGCATCTCAaagcttttttttcttttttggggatGGGGTAGGGTGGggttgttggggggggggggggggggggcggggcGGGGAAGGGAGCCGGGGCGCAAATTGCAAAAACAGGGGAGAAGGGTTGCATCATAATGCCATAAGCTTACAGTCGATCTCATTGCATTGCCTCTCAGGCATTACTTGAAAGACTCCTGTGGTATGAAATCAACTGTTTGAACCAATCTGCAGATAGCTTAGGAGTTCTTTCAAGGGTTGCAAAGTCAACATGGTGAAGTCCAAATCTTATTGTATATCCAGATGTCCACTCAAAATTGTCAAGCAAAGACCAGGCAAAGTACCCTCTCACATTGGCTCCATTCCTGATCATGTGACCAATTTTACGAATGCATCAGAAAAGCAGTTTGTTTATCATTTGCTAAGCACCTTAAAAACTCTTCTTTAGGTCCGTAAGGACACACAGGGATGAAAGAAACTACAAACATAGAGATAGTGGGAACGTGTCAAGAATAACGAAGACATATACCGTATTGCTAGAGCCAATGAAGCCAAGTAGCTATTCATGTACTCCACCCTTCTGTAATCTTTAATGAAATCTTTGACAGATGAATTCAGTTTGTTCAGCTCTCCATAACCTGGACAAGTTTGTTTAGACTACATCAGACAAATTATAGTATGCTTCTAATCTATCCTAAAGACAGATGaggcaaaattttcaattaccaTTTTCAGTGATGAACATTGGTGTGTTATTGTATCTATCTTTAATATACATCACAATTTTGTACATTCCCTGAGGATGTACATATAACCAGTCCACTGCAGTCTACTTGCATCAGAAAATACTTCAATTAGGATAACAGGAACCAAATAGTAATTTGAGGTAACATTGAATTGACATACATACAGTTTCACCAATGGGAACACCATCCTTAAATGCTGTCCTTAAGTAGTAACCCTCTGACCTTGACACTCCTGGCCCTTGTTCACATGTTGAGTATATGCAATCTTTAGCATAGAAACTAGTATAGTGGTTTATGCCGATAAAGTCTAATCCAAGTTTTATCTCACTGACTTCCTGCCTTTGAAAGTTTGGCAACTGTGATCCGAGTATTTGTTGCATCTCTGCAGGATATCTTCCACATATAATTGGATCCAAGAACCTGTATTAAAACCACTGAGTTACAAGACCACATaggtccttttctttttcaggtCATAAATGTGGAATTTGTAAGGTCATTTTATGCATAGTTACCGGAGGACTTCAAGCATCATAGTCATTTATACAAAGCCACGAGACATTATAACATTGACTTTCCTGAATCAGGAGTTTTAAGGTTTATTTTAAGACGTCACAATACATCAATCTTGTGATAGTGAAGAGTCAAGACTATCTTACCAATTCAGGAAGAAAGATTGAGCTCTCTCAGCTGCTAACTTATCCTCTGAGGAGTTAGTGAAGGGCTCAAACCATATAGCATTCATCACAATCCCGATACTTCCCCCTTGTTTTTCCTGAACGCTACCATGAAACGTACAAGTTATTGTTAATCAGGTCATTGGTTGCTGTTTATCATATCGATACCGTGGTAACCTATTTGGGAAGTTGAGTAAATAATGCAGTTGAAACTGAGCACCTTATATTTAGTTCGATAAGTCCTGACAGCAGCTGCATGGGACAGTATCATATTATGGGCAGCTATAAAAGGCTCCTCCTCTGAATTTCCAGTGCTACAATTTCCAAATGAAGCAGAACACCTAGATGGAGGGTAAATCCCGGACCTATATCCACGAATGGCTACAACATTGGGCTCATTGAAGGTAACCCAGTACTTCACTCTGTCCCCAAAGTATTTGAAACAGATATCTGCATAATATCTGAAATCTTCTCTGGAAAAAATGATTACAAAATGAGTTGCATCTTAATTGAATCTTATCCAGCAGCAAGTAGACACATCAATTTTGAGTTGAATGGCCTTCTCAGCAAACAAGGGGATTATAAAATTGTGGCACTTAACTATTCCATTTTACCTAAGCAAAGCTTCATTAAGCAGCAATTTCATTAGAACTAGATTCAAGAACACAGATTTACCAACTTTCATGGTCAAAATTATTCATACACATTATTGGTATCAATATTGAAAAGATGATTAATTCCAGTGCCAACTTCTGATATTCTTCAGGCATAGTTCTATACAATCTTGAAGCTAATACAGCCTACAGTAGAAATAAGAGTTGCTGCAGCTTACTGTACTTTGGGACTTAGCCAAGCTCCATATCTCTcttcaagctcttgagggatgTCATAATGAGTC
This portion of the Coffea arabica cultivar ET-39 chromosome 2e, Coffea Arabica ET-39 HiFi, whole genome shotgun sequence genome encodes:
- the LOC113725829 gene encoding beta-glucosidase 47-like, coding for MEDLGVNSYRFSISWARVLPKGRFGNVNMAGIKHYNKLIDALQDKGISPFASLTHYDIPQELEERYGAWLSPKVQEDFRYYADICFKYFGDRVKYWVTFNEPNVVAIRGYRSGIYPPSRCSASFGNCSTGNSEEEPFIAAHNMILSHAAAVRTYRTKYKEKQGGSIGIVMNAIWFEPFTNSSEDKLAAERAQSFFLNWFLDPIICGRYPAEMQQILGSQLPNFQRQEVSEIKLGLDFIGINHYTSFYAKDCIYSTCEQGPGVSRSEGYYLRTAFKDGVPIGETTAVDWLYVHPQGMYKIVMYIKDRYNNTPMFITENGYGELNKLNSSVKDFIKDYRRVEYMNSYLASLALAIRNGANVRGYFAWSLLDNFEWTSGYTIRFGLHHVDFATLERTPKLSADWFKQLISYHRSLSSNA